A genomic region of Deltaproteobacteria bacterium contains the following coding sequences:
- a CDS encoding SDR family oxidoreductase yields the protein MRLANKIALITGAARGTGEQTARLFAAEGARVVIGDVLEAEGRAVAQSLGAAAHFVKLDVTSEASWAGAVEETRARFGGLNVLVNNAGLLHRAPLEETSVDTYERLFRVNQLGPFLGIKAVTPALKAAGGGSIVNISSIDGLMAHNNLVAYASTKWALRGITRVAALELGVHGIRVNAVCPEVGGPAMRAPYVPAGIDPEKILAIAHEIIPYNRKREPVELIRDVARMVLFLASDESLSCTGADYAVDAGGSAGVRTKY from the coding sequence ATGCGACTCGCGAACAAGATCGCCCTGATCACTGGCGCGGCGCGCGGAACGGGTGAGCAGACCGCGCGACTGTTCGCGGCGGAGGGAGCGCGCGTCGTGATCGGCGACGTGCTCGAGGCCGAGGGGCGCGCGGTGGCGCAGTCGCTCGGGGCGGCAGCGCACTTCGTGAAGCTCGACGTCACGAGCGAGGCGAGCTGGGCGGGCGCGGTGGAGGAGACGCGCGCTCGCTTCGGCGGGCTGAACGTGCTCGTGAACAACGCGGGCCTCTTGCACCGCGCGCCGCTGGAGGAGACGAGCGTCGATACGTACGAGCGCTTGTTTCGCGTGAACCAGCTGGGCCCGTTCCTCGGCATCAAGGCCGTTACGCCCGCGCTGAAGGCCGCAGGCGGCGGCTCGATCGTGAACATCTCCTCGATCGACGGCCTCATGGCCCACAACAACCTCGTCGCCTACGCCTCGACCAAGTGGGCGCTGCGCGGCATCACGCGCGTCGCGGCGCTCGAGCTCGGCGTGCACGGCATCCGCGTCAACGCGGTGTGCCCCGAGGTCGGTGGCCCCGCGATGCGCGCGCCCTACGTGCCCGCGGGCATCGACCCCGAGAAGATTCTCGCGATCGCGCACGAAATCATTCCGTACAACCGCAAGCGCGAGCCCGTCGAGCTGATCCGCGATGTCGCGCGCATGGTGCTGTTCCTCGCGTCGGACGAGTCGCTCTCGTGCACCGGGGCGGACTACGCGGTGGATGCGGGCGGCAGCGCCGGCGTGCGCACCAAGTACTGA
- a CDS encoding TonB-dependent receptor plug domain-containing protein has translation MFAPITPVRALAALALTLSLAIPLAAQEEAAPAEAPAAEEAAPDYGVEEITITATRRTQSVQEVPIAVTAITAEGLEARGIADVKDLQQVAPSLVITSSNSSTNGGVIRIRGVGTSGNNPGLESAVG, from the coding sequence ATGTTCGCGCCCATCACCCCCGTGCGCGCGCTCGCCGCGCTCGCGCTGACCCTCTCGCTCGCGATTCCGCTCGCCGCGCAAGAAGAGGCCGCGCCCGCCGAGGCGCCCGCCGCGGAAGAGGCCGCGCCCGACTACGGCGTGGAAGAGATCACGATCACGGCGACGCGCCGCACGCAGAGCGTGCAGGAAGTGCCGATCGCGGTCACCGCGATCACGGCCGAAGGCCTTGAGGCGCGCGGCATCGCCGACGTGAAGGACCTCCAGCAAGTCGCGCCGAGTCTCGTGATCACCTCGTCGAACAGCAGCACGAACGGCGGCGTGATCCGCATCCGCGGCGTCGGCACCTCGGGCAACAATCCCGGCCTCGAGTCCGCGGTGGGCTAG
- a CDS encoding FAD-dependent oxidoreductase has protein sequence MLRTGIRALSEIPRFDEECDVLVVGLGCAGASAAIEGREGGADVIALERSSGGGGTSAMSGGVLYLGGGTKLQRACGFEDSPEEMFKYLMASVGKSPDEAKIRPYCEESPAHYDWICAQGVPFKETFYYGCSGEPPTDDGLVWSGSEKTHPFKDLAKPAPRGHVPKHPHQTGHVIMKHMIASARARGARIQGDSRVTALVLAADGAVVGAVAESYGKERTLRARGGVVIATGGFVLNDEMLRTWVPDGLRCSMRVAADGDDGSGIRLGMAAGADVAHMDKASVSLPVTQPWGLKRGVIVNAQGQRFINEDTYYGRLGEWALFHHGGRAWMIVDDEIFEKNEYPNTGNVAAAGETIAELEAELGFAKGTLERTVALYNEYAARGEDPLFGKQAEWLKPLTKPPFGALHCSTENCLYAVFTLGGLVTDAEGRVLDPGRRVIAGLYAAGRASAGIAVGSYSSGLSLGDGTFFGRRAGRAAAKGR, from the coding sequence TTGCTTCGCACAGGAATTCGCGCGCTCTCCGAGATTCCGCGTTTCGACGAGGAGTGCGACGTGCTCGTCGTCGGCCTCGGCTGCGCGGGCGCGAGCGCGGCGATCGAGGGGCGCGAGGGCGGCGCCGACGTGATCGCGCTCGAGCGCTCGAGCGGCGGCGGCGGCACCTCCGCGATGTCGGGCGGCGTGCTCTATCTCGGCGGCGGCACCAAGCTGCAGCGCGCGTGCGGCTTCGAGGATTCGCCCGAGGAGATGTTCAAGTACTTGATGGCTTCGGTCGGCAAGTCGCCCGACGAGGCGAAGATCCGCCCCTACTGCGAAGAGAGCCCTGCGCACTACGACTGGATCTGCGCGCAGGGCGTGCCGTTCAAGGAGACGTTCTATTACGGCTGCTCGGGTGAGCCGCCGACCGACGACGGCCTCGTGTGGTCCGGGTCGGAGAAGACGCACCCGTTCAAGGATCTCGCAAAGCCGGCGCCGCGTGGCCACGTGCCGAAGCATCCGCACCAGACCGGCCACGTGATCATGAAGCACATGATCGCGAGCGCTCGCGCGCGCGGCGCGCGGATCCAGGGCGACTCGCGCGTGACGGCGCTCGTGCTCGCGGCGGATGGCGCGGTCGTGGGCGCGGTCGCCGAGAGCTACGGCAAGGAGCGCACGCTGCGCGCGCGCGGCGGCGTGGTGATCGCGACGGGCGGCTTCGTGCTGAACGACGAGATGCTGCGCACGTGGGTGCCCGACGGCCTGCGCTGCTCGATGCGCGTCGCGGCCGACGGCGACGACGGCAGCGGCATTCGCCTCGGCATGGCGGCGGGCGCCGACGTCGCGCACATGGACAAGGCCTCGGTCTCGCTGCCGGTCACGCAGCCGTGGGGTCTCAAGCGCGGCGTGATCGTCAACGCGCAGGGCCAGCGCTTCATCAACGAGGACACCTATTACGGACGGCTGGGTGAGTGGGCGCTCTTCCACCACGGCGGCCGCGCGTGGATGATCGTCGACGACGAGATCTTCGAGAAGAACGAGTACCCGAACACCGGCAACGTCGCGGCGGCGGGCGAGACGATCGCGGAGCTCGAAGCCGAGCTCGGCTTCGCGAAGGGCACGCTCGAGCGCACCGTCGCGCTCTACAACGAGTACGCCGCGAGAGGCGAGGATCCGCTGTTCGGGAAGCAGGCGGAGTGGCTGAAACCGCTCACGAAGCCGCCCTTCGGCGCGCTGCACTGCTCCACCGAGAACTGTCTCTACGCGGTGTTCACGCTCGGCGGACTCGTCACGGACGCCGAGGGACGCGTGCTCGATCCGGGCCGCCGCGTCATCGCCGGCCTCTACGCCGCCGGCCGCGCGAGCGCGGGCATCGCGGTGGGCAGCTACTCGAGCGGCCTGTCATTAGGGGACGGCACGTTCTTCGGGCGACGCGCGGGCAGGGCGGCGGCGAAGGGGCGGTGA
- a CDS encoding type II toxin-antitoxin system RelE/ParE family toxin, whose product MTVALRLITDHPSIGQRAQPHLRGVRRVLLPRAGYFVYYRVDEARRRIEVLAIWHTSRGPGPFARRPMR is encoded by the coding sequence CTGACGGTTGCGCTGCGCCTGATCACGGACCACCCGAGCATCGGCCAGCGCGCTCAACCCCACTTGCGTGGAGTGCGGCGAGTGCTTCTGCCTCGCGCGGGGTACTTCGTTTACTACCGGGTCGACGAGGCACGGAGGCGAATCGAGGTCCTTGCGATCTGGCACACGAGCCGCGGGCCTGGCCCATTCGCGCGCCGGCCCATGCGCTGA
- a CDS encoding DoxX family protein produces MDLASLLTGPLFAGALDLALLVGRVAIGVCFVIHALGKLGLVGTGNMQGFTDWLRSLGVPMPELNARMAMLSELLGGSALALGLMTRPACAVLIGTMAVAGVLGHKGAGYLITNNPPGAEYTINLAVICAMFFLLGPGAYSLDALLF; encoded by the coding sequence ATGGACCTCGCCTCGCTGCTCACCGGCCCGCTGTTCGCGGGCGCGCTCGACCTTGCGCTGCTCGTCGGGCGCGTCGCGATCGGCGTGTGCTTCGTGATTCACGCGCTCGGCAAGCTCGGGCTCGTGGGCACGGGCAACATGCAGGGCTTCACGGACTGGCTGCGCAGCCTCGGCGTGCCGATGCCCGAGCTCAACGCGCGCATGGCGATGCTCTCCGAGCTGCTCGGCGGCAGCGCGCTCGCGCTCGGCCTGATGACTCGCCCAGCGTGCGCGGTGCTGATCGGCACGATGGCCGTCGCGGGCGTGCTCGGGCACAAAGGCGCGGGCTACCTGATCACGAACAACCCGCCCGGCGCCGAGTACACGATCAACCTCGCGGTGATCTGCGCGATGTTCTTCCTGCTCGGCCCCGGCGCGTACTCGCTCGACGCGCTGCTGTTCTGA
- a CDS encoding DUF3604 domain-containing protein, protein MKKLGTALAALLLLAGAAYLVTSEAGRGRFGAHEEPGTPRTTARSFAPAAAGAKQILYGDLHVHTTFSDDAFSFSLPALGGEGAHPPADACDFARFCSALDFWSINDHAERLTPRHWSEIVESVRQCNAVTDEANPDTVAFLGWEWTQIGDTPENHYGHKNVVLAHTDDARIPARPIGAERPATRNLVAVPVLGRGFIALTEGGRYHDFARFQADSDAAPICAKGVPARDLSKDCIELAATPAELFAKLDDWGHDSIVIPHGTTWGMYTPMGSAWDKQLVGDMHDEDRQTLIEVMSGHGDSEVYRDWEDIAWDADGKPVCPAPKPDYLPSCWRAGEIIRERCAVVGESAEECEARAVQARANYVAIGLPGHLSVPGARAEDWLDSGQCRDCKTPAFNYRPRGAMQYIFALGNFDGGGAPRRFRFGVMAASDNHFARPGTGYKPLREGHSESMNRAALPAADSPIARTMAPPPVEPQPRSVKELPPGLSGFQLFETERQQSYLTTGGLTAVHADGRDRGAIWRALQRREVYGTSGHRMQLWFDLVNPPGAEPGETLPMGSEVAMSEAPTFQVRALGSFEQKPGCPDESVDALGPGDVQRICRGECHNPSDVRRPITRIEIVRIRPQRVAGENIAQLIEDAWMTVPCSPSSEGCTVTLSDPEFASAGRETLYYARAFEAPIDTVNAGGVRCERDANGNCTSVNLCARNDPSEHCLTPEEPRAWSSPIWVMPAAPPATAEAVAAR, encoded by the coding sequence ATGAAGAAGCTGGGCACTGCGCTCGCAGCGTTGTTGTTACTGGCGGGCGCCGCTTACCTCGTCACGAGCGAGGCCGGCCGTGGGCGCTTCGGCGCGCACGAGGAGCCGGGCACACCCCGCACGACTGCGCGCAGCTTTGCGCCCGCAGCTGCCGGCGCGAAGCAGATCCTGTACGGCGACCTGCACGTGCACACCACGTTCTCCGACGACGCATTCAGCTTCAGCTTGCCGGCGCTCGGCGGCGAAGGCGCGCATCCCCCGGCGGACGCGTGCGACTTCGCGCGCTTCTGCTCGGCGCTCGACTTCTGGTCGATCAACGACCACGCGGAGCGCCTCACGCCGCGGCATTGGAGCGAGATCGTCGAGTCCGTGCGGCAGTGCAACGCGGTGACCGACGAGGCGAATCCGGACACGGTCGCGTTTCTCGGCTGGGAGTGGACGCAGATCGGCGACACGCCCGAGAACCACTACGGCCACAAGAACGTCGTGCTCGCGCACACGGACGACGCGCGCATTCCCGCGCGTCCGATCGGCGCCGAGCGCCCTGCGACGCGCAACTTGGTGGCCGTGCCGGTGCTCGGACGCGGCTTCATCGCGTTGACCGAAGGCGGTCGGTACCACGACTTCGCGCGGTTCCAGGCCGACAGCGACGCGGCGCCGATCTGCGCGAAGGGGGTGCCCGCGCGCGATCTCTCGAAGGACTGCATCGAGCTCGCGGCCACGCCCGCAGAGCTGTTCGCGAAGCTCGACGACTGGGGCCACGACTCGATCGTGATCCCGCACGGCACCACGTGGGGCATGTACACGCCGATGGGATCGGCGTGGGACAAGCAGCTGGTGGGCGACATGCACGACGAGGATCGCCAGACGCTGATCGAGGTGATGTCGGGCCACGGCGACAGCGAGGTCTATCGCGACTGGGAAGACATCGCGTGGGACGCGGACGGCAAGCCCGTGTGCCCCGCGCCGAAGCCTGATTACTTGCCGTCGTGCTGGCGCGCGGGTGAGATCATTCGTGAGCGCTGCGCCGTAGTGGGCGAAAGTGCCGAGGAGTGCGAGGCGCGCGCAGTCCAAGCGCGCGCGAACTACGTCGCGATCGGGCTGCCCGGGCACCTCAGCGTGCCCGGCGCGCGCGCCGAGGACTGGCTCGACTCGGGGCAGTGCCGCGACTGCAAGACGCCCGCGTTCAACTACCGCCCGCGCGGCGCGATGCAGTACATCTTCGCGCTCGGCAACTTCGACGGCGGCGGCGCGCCACGCCGCTTCCGCTTCGGCGTGATGGCCGCGAGCGACAACCACTTCGCGCGGCCGGGCACGGGCTACAAGCCGCTGCGCGAAGGCCACAGCGAATCGATGAATCGCGCGGCGCTGCCGGCCGCGGACAGCCCGATCGCGCGCACCATGGCGCCGCCCCCGGTTGAGCCGCAGCCGCGCTCGGTGAAGGAGCTGCCGCCGGGACTCTCGGGCTTCCAGCTGTTCGAGACCGAGCGCCAGCAGTCGTACCTGACAACCGGCGGCCTCACCGCGGTGCACGCCGACGGCCGCGACCGCGGCGCGATCTGGCGCGCGCTCCAGCGCCGCGAGGTCTACGGCACGAGCGGCCACCGCATGCAGCTCTGGTTCGACCTCGTGAATCCGCCCGGCGCAGAACCGGGCGAGACGCTGCCGATGGGCAGCGAGGTCGCGATGAGCGAAGCGCCCACGTTCCAAGTGCGCGCGCTCGGCTCCTTCGAGCAGAAGCCCGGCTGCCCCGACGAGAGCGTGGATGCGCTCGGTCCGGGCGACGTGCAGCGCATTTGCCGCGGCGAGTGCCACAACCCGAGCGACGTGCGGCGCCCGATCACGCGCATCGAGATCGTGCGCATTCGGCCCCAACGAGTCGCTGGGGAGAACATCGCGCAGCTGATCGAGGACGCGTGGATGACGGTCCCGTGTTCTCCAAGCTCGGAAGGTTGCACTGTGACACTGAGCGATCCCGAGTTCGCGAGCGCGGGCCGCGAGACGCTCTACTACGCGCGCGCCTTCGAGGCGCCCATCGACACCGTGAACGCTGGCGGCGTGCGCTGCGAGCGCGACGCGAACGGCAACTGCACGAGCGTGAACCTGTGTGCGCGCAACGACCCGAGCGAGCACTGCCTCACGCCCGAGGAGCCGCGCGCGTGGTCGTCTCCGATCTGGGTCATGCCCGCAGCGCCGCCCGCGACCGCGGAGGCGGTCGCAGCGCGCTGA
- a CDS encoding enoyl-CoA hydratase/isomerase family protein, with translation MSAILYDVTDGIATITINRPEKRNAMSFVVLGEFIEATKRAGTDDAARVVIVTGAGGAFCAGTDLSDLASRPPENRGLRGRADETDRWWPLVTCPKPVIAAVDGAAVGMGAEFTSQCDVRIASTRARFAWNFAHRGLVPDTGAGTWILPRLLGHSRALELLYSGRFVDAQEALAIGYVLKVVEPEKLLDEARSLAVSFLAGSPLSHRLLKDLVYQGESRDFGAHMDAHTGAMKTCFSSDDHREGVASFLERRPAKFTGR, from the coding sequence ATGAGCGCGATTCTCTACGACGTGACTGATGGCATCGCGACGATCACGATCAACCGCCCCGAGAAGCGCAACGCGATGTCGTTCGTGGTGCTGGGCGAGTTCATCGAGGCGACGAAGCGCGCGGGCACGGACGACGCCGCGCGCGTCGTGATCGTGACCGGCGCGGGCGGCGCGTTCTGCGCGGGCACCGATCTCTCGGATCTGGCGAGCCGCCCTCCCGAGAACCGTGGCCTGCGCGGCCGCGCGGACGAGACCGATCGCTGGTGGCCGCTCGTGACATGCCCGAAGCCCGTGATCGCGGCAGTCGACGGCGCGGCGGTCGGCATGGGCGCGGAGTTCACGAGCCAGTGCGACGTGCGCATCGCTTCGACTCGCGCGCGCTTCGCCTGGAACTTCGCGCATCGCGGCCTCGTGCCCGACACGGGCGCCGGGACGTGGATCCTGCCGCGCTTGTTAGGGCACTCGCGCGCGCTCGAGCTGCTCTACTCGGGCCGCTTCGTGGACGCGCAGGAGGCGCTCGCGATCGGCTACGTGCTGAAGGTCGTGGAGCCCGAGAAGCTGCTGGACGAGGCGCGCTCGCTGGCGGTGAGCTTTCTCGCGGGCTCGCCGCTCTCGCACCGGCTACTGAAGGACCTCGTCTATCAGGGCGAGTCGCGCGACTTCGGCGCGCACATGGATGCGCACACCGGCGCGATGAAGACGTGCTTTTCGTCCGATGACCACCGCGAGGGCGTCGCGTCGTTCCTCGAGCGCCGGCCCGCGAAGTTCACGGGGCGCTAG
- a CDS encoding TonB-dependent receptor yields the protein MHVITKRPEFDWDGHVQATVGNYDMRKVQGSVTGPVFEEKLAFRLAGIYHLRDGFYDDIDTSDTFEDRDRWSLKGQLLFAPTESFDVRFIADYTKMREHCCPAVQTLVGANGVLLQSDPSAGLDASFPGAVVTTTDRDLRPESGGNLKVGTNSDPFEFVDDWGLSAEANWDLDVVKVKSILAHRQSDISRGQDIDFTNVDVLAPGDTNEKWKNWSLEFQVGGTVEALLNVDWLVGWYGYSEDLRNSGEVKVASAAGRYIELQVYRAGVPQIFDFESRFNAGEGRESVFSQDTKGWSLFTHNIFHPADRLTFTIGARYGWERKEGSAIHGSAAPGQLASAPFCDRVTTFGPTPAGGAFALALATSLRQNLTNTCDNFSWEDSFVRRNWSGTVQLGYAFTDDINSYVSVSRGYKAGGFNLDGDAFNCAVVDIARNAQPTATAVLSGSAQHGVWCEPENNTKFGPEESLNYELGLKSQLFDGRITANLALFWTDFEDFQLNTFTGLGFIISNINKVRSRGVELEVSAYPIEGMIATASVTFADTRYGNLGPEGCFETQYPDLSVNRCPNNVGTGGLDTLPFPPGGTGNFFPSDNLADGSRIPQASDWTASFSLAYQHPLFDTGWSWYGGGNLYYRGDYSSSSDLDPRKAVDAYVKLNLQAGFRSPGERFDIQLWANNVTDEITTIGYFDSVFQGGSISAFRQAPRMYGVTATYNFGAE from the coding sequence GTGCACGTCATCACGAAGCGCCCCGAGTTCGATTGGGACGGCCACGTGCAGGCGACCGTCGGCAACTACGACATGCGCAAGGTTCAGGGCAGCGTGACGGGTCCGGTCTTCGAGGAGAAGCTCGCCTTCCGCCTCGCCGGGATTTACCACCTGCGCGACGGCTTCTACGACGACATCGACACGAGCGACACCTTCGAGGACCGCGATCGCTGGTCGCTCAAGGGCCAGCTGCTGTTCGCGCCGACCGAGAGCTTCGACGTTCGCTTCATCGCGGACTACACGAAGATGCGCGAGCACTGCTGCCCCGCGGTGCAGACGCTCGTGGGAGCGAACGGCGTCCTGCTGCAGAGCGACCCGAGCGCGGGCCTCGACGCGAGCTTCCCGGGTGCGGTCGTCACGACCACGGATCGAGATCTCCGGCCGGAGTCCGGGGGGAACCTCAAGGTGGGGACCAACTCGGATCCCTTCGAGTTCGTCGACGATTGGGGCCTGTCGGCGGAAGCGAACTGGGATCTCGACGTGGTGAAAGTGAAATCGATCCTCGCGCACCGTCAGTCCGACATCTCGCGCGGGCAGGACATCGACTTCACCAACGTCGACGTGCTCGCACCCGGCGACACCAACGAGAAGTGGAAGAACTGGAGCCTCGAGTTTCAGGTGGGCGGGACTGTCGAAGCGCTGCTCAACGTCGATTGGTTGGTCGGTTGGTACGGGTACTCCGAGGATCTGCGGAACTCGGGCGAGGTGAAGGTCGCGAGCGCCGCTGGCCGGTACATCGAGCTCCAGGTTTATCGCGCCGGGGTCCCACAGATCTTCGACTTCGAGAGTCGTTTCAACGCTGGCGAAGGGCGCGAGTCGGTCTTCAGCCAAGACACCAAGGGCTGGTCGCTCTTCACTCACAACATCTTTCACCCGGCCGATCGACTCACCTTCACGATCGGCGCGCGCTACGGCTGGGAGCGCAAGGAGGGCTCGGCCATCCACGGGAGCGCCGCGCCCGGGCAGCTCGCGAGCGCTCCGTTCTGCGACCGCGTGACCACGTTCGGACCCACGCCGGCGGGCGGCGCATTCGCCCTCGCGCTGGCGACGTCGTTGCGGCAGAACCTCACGAACACGTGTGACAACTTCAGCTGGGAAGATTCGTTCGTGAGACGCAACTGGAGCGGCACCGTGCAGCTCGGTTACGCGTTCACGGACGACATCAACTCGTACGTGAGCGTCTCGCGCGGCTACAAGGCGGGCGGCTTCAACCTCGATGGTGACGCGTTCAACTGCGCGGTCGTCGACATCGCGCGCAACGCGCAACCGACTGCCACCGCGGTCCTCTCGGGGTCGGCGCAGCACGGCGTATGGTGCGAGCCGGAGAACAACACGAAGTTCGGCCCCGAGGAATCGCTGAACTACGAGCTCGGCCTGAAGTCGCAGCTGTTCGACGGACGGATCACAGCGAACCTCGCGCTCTTCTGGACCGACTTCGAAGACTTCCAGCTCAACACCTTCACGGGGCTCGGCTTCATCATCAGCAACATCAACAAGGTCCGTTCCCGCGGCGTCGAGCTCGAGGTCAGCGCGTATCCGATCGAGGGCATGATCGCGACGGCGTCTGTGACCTTCGCGGACACCCGCTACGGCAACCTCGGTCCGGAGGGGTGCTTCGAGACGCAGTACCCCGATCTGTCGGTCAATCGCTGCCCGAACAACGTCGGCACGGGCGGCCTCGATACGCTGCCGTTCCCGCCGGGGGGCACGGGAAACTTCTTCCCGAGCGACAACCTCGCCGACGGCAGCCGCATCCCGCAGGCGTCCGACTGGACCGCGAGCTTCAGCCTCGCGTACCAGCACCCGCTCTTCGACACCGGCTGGTCGTGGTATGGCGGCGGCAACCTCTACTACCGCGGCGACTACTCCTCGAGCTCGGACCTCGACCCGCGCAAGGCGGTCGACGCCTACGTGAAGCTGAACCTCCAGGCTGGTTTCCGCTCGCCGGGCGAGCGCTTCGACATCCAGCTGTGGGCGAACAACGTGACGGACGAGATCACCACGATCGGCTACTTCGACTCCGTGTTCCAAGGCGGCAGCATCAGCGCGTTCCGCCAGGCGCCGCGCATGTACGGCGTGACGGCGACGTACAACTTCGGCGCGGAGTAA
- a CDS encoding DUF3604 domain-containing protein, translating to MKRILGVFGLLLLAAAGLVFAGGEGWLGDTETPGTIRGPARSATRVANEASTQLLAARALAVDAPKQVLFGDLHVHTSFSFDAFMLSLPAAVGEGAHPPADACDFARHCSALDFWSINDHAEGLTSANWLDTVESVRQCNAVAGDATNPDTVAFLGWEWTQIGATPADHFGHKNIVLRGLDDADVPARPIAAGGAALRIRESGGPNFFVRAYASLLGGHERYRDLARYFAERDPTQRCAEGVPVRELPADCLEVAETPAVLFDKLDDWGVDSFVIPHGTTWGMYTPPGSTWDKQLAGRMQDDDRQTLLEVFSGHGDSEQYRDFRDVEFDAEGKPSCPPPQPDYLPSCWRAGEIIRERCLAENTSAEECDERAARTRQLAADAGVPGHLVVDGESAADWLDAGQCRDCDQPAFNYRPGGSAQYIAALGSWDDEAKPPRRFRFGFVAASDNHFARPGTGFKQKNRRGNTESNGEPATGLLARWQSAQQMPPSSQPRPFDPAQFSGFQLTETERQGSFFMMGGLTAVHASGRDRDSIWSAFERREVYGTTGQRTLLWFDLVNAPGGPAPMGAQLALSEAPVFRVRAQGAFEQQPGCPDESSRALGPDGIERLCKGECHNPSDVRRPITRIEIVRIRPQQAPGEAIAELIDDPFLVHACAPDSAGCTFEFTDAEFPTLGREALYYARVYEAPDRAINAGGIQCERDEAGNCVKAQLCPGAGGVADDCLAEREPRAWSSPIYLNWRAPAGQPAATAVASRE from the coding sequence GTGAAGAGAATCCTCGGCGTGTTCGGGCTCCTGCTGCTCGCGGCGGCAGGCCTCGTGTTCGCGGGCGGCGAAGGCTGGCTCGGCGACACCGAGACGCCCGGCACGATTCGCGGGCCGGCACGAAGTGCGACTCGCGTCGCGAACGAAGCGAGCACGCAGCTTCTCGCCGCACGCGCGCTCGCCGTGGACGCGCCGAAGCAGGTTCTGTTCGGCGACCTGCACGTGCACACCTCGTTCTCGTTCGACGCATTCATGCTCAGCCTGCCCGCCGCGGTCGGGGAGGGCGCGCATCCGCCCGCCGATGCTTGCGACTTCGCGCGCCACTGCTCGGCGCTCGACTTCTGGTCGATCAACGACCACGCCGAGGGCCTGACGAGCGCGAACTGGCTCGACACGGTCGAGTCCGTGCGCCAGTGCAACGCCGTCGCGGGCGACGCGACGAATCCCGACACCGTCGCGTTCCTCGGCTGGGAGTGGACGCAGATCGGCGCCACGCCCGCCGACCACTTCGGGCACAAGAACATCGTGCTGCGGGGCCTCGACGACGCCGACGTGCCCGCGCGCCCGATCGCGGCCGGCGGCGCGGCTCTCCGGATCCGCGAGAGCGGCGGCCCCAACTTCTTCGTGCGGGCTTACGCCTCGCTGCTGGGCGGCCACGAGCGCTACCGCGATCTGGCCCGCTACTTCGCGGAGCGCGATCCCACGCAGCGCTGCGCCGAGGGCGTGCCGGTGCGCGAGCTGCCCGCCGACTGCCTCGAAGTGGCGGAAACACCAGCGGTGCTGTTCGACAAGCTCGACGACTGGGGCGTCGACTCGTTCGTGATCCCGCACGGGACGACGTGGGGCATGTACACGCCGCCGGGCTCGACGTGGGACAAGCAGCTCGCGGGGCGCATGCAAGACGACGATCGCCAGACTCTGCTCGAGGTGTTCTCGGGCCACGGCGACTCCGAGCAGTACCGCGACTTCCGCGACGTCGAATTCGACGCCGAGGGGAAGCCGTCGTGTCCGCCGCCGCAGCCCGACTACTTGCCCTCGTGCTGGCGCGCGGGCGAGATCATTCGCGAGCGCTGCCTCGCAGAGAACACGAGCGCCGAGGAGTGCGACGAGCGCGCCGCGCGCACGCGGCAGCTGGCGGCGGACGCAGGCGTGCCTGGGCATCTCGTCGTCGACGGCGAGAGCGCCGCGGATTGGCTCGATGCCGGGCAGTGCCGCGACTGCGATCAACCCGCGTTCAACTACCGGCCCGGCGGCAGCGCGCAGTACATCGCGGCGCTCGGCAGCTGGGACGACGAGGCGAAGCCGCCGCGCCGCTTCCGCTTCGGCTTCGTCGCCGCGAGCGACAACCACTTCGCGCGCCCCGGCACGGGCTTCAAGCAGAAGAACCGGCGAGGCAACACCGAGTCGAACGGCGAGCCGGCGACCGGCCTGCTCGCACGCTGGCAGAGTGCGCAGCAGATGCCGCCGTCGTCGCAGCCGCGCCCCTTCGATCCCGCGCAGTTCTCAGGCTTTCAGCTGACCGAGACCGAGCGGCAGGGCTCGTTCTTCATGATGGGCGGGCTCACCGCGGTACACGCGAGCGGGCGCGATCGCGACTCGATCTGGAGCGCGTTCGAGCGACGCGAGGTGTACGGCACCACCGGTCAGCGCACGCTGCTCTGGTTCGATCTCGTGAACGCGCCCGGCGGCCCGGCGCCGATGGGCGCGCAGCTCGCACTGTCGGAGGCGCCGGTGTTTCGCGTGCGCGCGCAGGGTGCGTTCGAGCAGCAGCCGGGCTGCCCCGACGAGTCGTCTCGTGCGCTCGGCCCCGACGGAATCGAGCGGCTGTGCAAAGGCGAGTGCCACAACCCGAGCGACGTGCGCCGCCCGATCACACGCATCGAGATCGTGCGCATTCGCCCGCAGCAAGCGCCCGGCGAAGCCATCGCGGAGCTGATCGACGATCCGTTCCTCGTGCACGCCTGCGCGCCCGACAGCGCGGGCTGCACCTTCGAGTTCACCGACGCGGAGTTCCCGACGCTCGGCCGCGAGGCGCTCTACTACGCGCGCGTTTACGAAGCGCCGGATCGAGCGATCAACGCCGGCGGGATTCAGTGCGAGCGCGATGAAGCGGGCAACTGCGTGAAGGCGCAGCTGTGCCCCGGTGCAGGCGGAGTCGCCGACGACTGCCTCGCCGAGCGTGAGCCGCGCGCGTGGTCGTCACCGATCTACTTGAATTGGCGCGCGCCGGCGGGCCAGCCCGCTGCAACGGCGGTGGCTTCGCGTGAGTGA